The nucleotide sequence CCACCGCGGGCGGCGTACGCGCCGAACTCGGGCTGCGTGCAGCCGAGTTGTATGCCGCCTACGCCCAAGGCGCCGGAGCCGACGAGGACTTCTCCGGCATCGTACGCACCATCAGGAAGCAGAGCGGAGACCAGCCGTGAGTACCCCACCCGCCGACACCGCGTACGAGACGATCCGCGTCGAACGCCGCGGACGCACCGCGCTGCTCACCCTCGACCGGCCCAAGGCCCTCAACGCCCTCAACCTGAAGGTGATGGAGGAGGTCGTCGCTGCGACCCACGGGCTCGACCGGGACCCGGACGTCGGCTGCATCGTGATCACCGGCTCGGCCAAGGCGTTCGCCGCCGGCGCCGACATCAAGGAGATGCGGCCCCACGACTACATGGACGTCTACCTCGCCGACTGGTTCTCCACCTGGGACCGCCTCGGCGAACTGCGCACACCCACCATCGCCGCGGTCTCCGGCTACGCGCTGGGCGGCGGCTGCGAACTCGCCATGATGTGCGACATCCTGCTCGCCGCCGACACCGCGGTCTTCGGCCAGCCCGAGATCAAGCTCGGCGTCATCCCCGGCATCGGCGGCTCCCAGCGCCTGACGCGCGCCATCGGCAAGGCCAAGGCGATGGAACTGTGCCTCACCGGCCGCACGATGAACGCCGACGAGGCTGAACGAGCGGGCCTGGTCTCGCGGATCGTCCCCGCCGCCGACCTCCTCGACGAGGCCCTGGCGGTCGCCGGGACCGTCGCGGGCATGTCCGCCCCGATCGCCATGATGGCCAAGGAAAGCGTCAACCGCGCCTTCGAGACCACCCTCGCCGAAGGCGTCCGCTTCGAACGCCGCGTCTTCCACGCCACGTTCGCCACCGCCGACCAGAAGGAGGGCATGGCCGCGTTCACCGAGAAGCGCAGCCCGTCGTTCACCCACCGCTGACCCGAACGCGTCCGGCCACGCCACCCCGCGGTGGCGCGCCGGACCACCGGGAGCCGAGAACGCCGCAAGAGAGCCCGCCGCACGTGCGCGGCGGGCTCTCGTCACATGCTCCGGGGGCGCCGACACGCCTAGCGCAGCCAGGAGTTCCTGCGCACGGCGGGGAGGGCCGCCCAGCGCTCGCCGAGTCCGTAGCGGCTGCCCGCGGCCACGGCCGCGAGGGCGATCAGCGCCAGGGCGTACACCAGGTGGTAGTCGGCGAACGGGTTGGTGGACATCGTCGCCGCGCCGGACTCGGTGTGCTTGGCCGGCGGCCACTCGGCGATCCACATCAGCGCCATCATCGCCGTGCCCGAAACCGCCGCGATCCGCAGCCCCACGCCGAGGACGACCGCGGCGCCGATACCCAGCAGCCCCGCCATGAAGAGCCAGTCGGC is from Yinghuangia sp. ASG 101 and encodes:
- a CDS encoding enoyl-CoA hydratase, with amino-acid sequence MSTPPADTAYETIRVERRGRTALLTLDRPKALNALNLKVMEEVVAATHGLDRDPDVGCIVITGSAKAFAAGADIKEMRPHDYMDVYLADWFSTWDRLGELRTPTIAAVSGYALGGGCELAMMCDILLAADTAVFGQPEIKLGVIPGIGGSQRLTRAIGKAKAMELCLTGRTMNADEAERAGLVSRIVPAADLLDEALAVAGTVAGMSAPIAMMAKESVNRAFETTLAEGVRFERRVFHATFATADQKEGMAAFTEKRSPSFTHR